The Camelus bactrianus isolate YW-2024 breed Bactrian camel chromosome 32, ASM4877302v1, whole genome shotgun sequence genome includes a region encoding these proteins:
- the GAL3ST1 gene encoding galactosylceramide sulfotransferase isoform X2, with translation MNIHTHWSMREPASTLLGVIGAFLFPSDRRGSLGSQTWLRQGEGRGSQPRPKVSEMLLQKKRWESMAKGLVLGALFTSFLLLLYSYAVPPLHTGLASTTSEGAAPCSPAPSEPEPVTSANGSAQGCQPRRDIVFMKTHKTASSTLLNILFRFGQKHGLKFAFPNGRNDFDYPAFFARSLVQDYRPGACFNIICNHMRFHYDEVRGLVPPNATFITVLRDPARLFESSFHYFGSVVPFTWKLSGQDKLAEFLQDPDRYYDPHGYNAHYLRNLLFFDLGYDSDLDPSSPQVQEHILEVERRFHLVLLQEYFDESLVLLKDLLCWELEDVLYFKLNARRASAVPRLSGELYRRATAWNELDARLYRHFNASFWRKVEAFGRERMAREVAALRRANERMRRICIDGGDAVDATAIQDAAMQPWQPLGAKSIMGYNLKKSIGRRHAQLCRRMLTPEIQYLTDLGVNLWVTKLWKVIRDFLQW, from the exons ATGAATATTCACACCCACTGGAGCATGAGGGAGCCGGCCAGCACACTGCTGGGTGTCATTGGAGCGTTCCTGTTTCCCAGTGACCGCAGAGGCAGCCTTGGGAGTCAGACGTGGCtcaggcagggagagggaaggggcagccAGCCACGGCCCAAG GTGTCTGAGATGCTGCTGCAGAAGAAGCGCTGGGAGTCGATGGCCAAGGGGCTGGTGCTGGGAGCACTCTTCACcagcttcctgctgctgctgtacTCCTACGCCGTCCCCCCGCTGCACACCGGCCTGGCCTCCAC GACCTCCGAGGGCGCAGCACCCTGTTCCCCCGCCCCAAGTGAGCCCGAGCCTGTGACCTCGGCCAATGGCTCGGCTCAGGGCTGCCAGCCGCGGCGGGACATCGTGTTCATGAAGACGCACAAGACGGCCAGCAGCACGCTGCTCAACATCCTCTTCCGCTTCGGCCAGAAGCACGGGCTCAAGTTCGCCTTCCCCAACGGCCGCAACGACTTCGACTACCCGGCCTTCTTCGCGCGCAGCCTGGTGCAGGACTACCGGCCCGGCGCCTGCTTCAACATCATCTGCAACCACATGCGCTTCCACTACGACGAGGTTCGGGGCCTGGTGCCGCCCAACGCCACCTTCATCACGGTGCTCCGCGACCCCGCCCGCCTCTTCGAGTCCTCCTTCCATTACTTCGGCTCCGTGGTGCCCTTCACGTGGAAGCTCTCGGGCCAAGACAAGCTGGCCGAGTTCCTGCAGGACCCCGACCGCTACTACGACCCCCACGGCTACAACGCTCACTACCTCCGCAACCTGCTCTTCTTCGACCTGGGCTACGACAGCGACCTGGACCCCAGCAGCCCGCAGGTGCAGGAGCACATCCTGGAGGTGGAGCGCCGCTTCCACCTGGTGCTCCTGCAGGAGTATTTCGACGAGTCGCTGGTGCTGCTCAAGGACTTGctgtgctgggagctggaggACGTGCTCTACTTCAAGCTCAACGCCCGCCGCGCCTCGGCCGTGCCGCGCCTCTCGGGCGAGCTGTACCGCCGCGCCACGGCCTGGAACGAGCTGGACGCCCGCCTCTACCGCCACTTCAACGCCAGCTTCTGGCGCAAGGTGGAGGCGTTCGGGCGGGAGCGCATGGCCCGCGAGGTAGCCGCTCTGCGGCGCGCCAATGAGCGCATGCGTCGCATCTGCATCGACGGCGGCGACGCGGTGGACGCCACCGCCATCCAGGACGCGGCCATGCAGCCCTGGCAGCCGCTGGGCGCCAAGTCCATCATGGGCTACAACCTCAAGAAGAGCATCGGGCGGCGGCACGCGCAGCTCTGTCGGCGCATGCTCACGCCCGAGATCCAGTACCTGACGGACCTGGGCGTCAACCTGTGGGTCACCAAGCTCTGGAAGGTCATCCGGGACTTTCTGCAGTGGTGA
- the GAL3ST1 gene encoding galactosylceramide sulfotransferase isoform X1: MNIHTHWSMREPASTLLGVIGAFLFPSDRRGSLGSQTWLRQGEGRGSQPRPKVSEMLLQKKRWESMAKGLVLGALFTSFLLLLYSYAVPPLHTGLASTRTSEGAAPCSPAPSEPEPVTSANGSAQGCQPRRDIVFMKTHKTASSTLLNILFRFGQKHGLKFAFPNGRNDFDYPAFFARSLVQDYRPGACFNIICNHMRFHYDEVRGLVPPNATFITVLRDPARLFESSFHYFGSVVPFTWKLSGQDKLAEFLQDPDRYYDPHGYNAHYLRNLLFFDLGYDSDLDPSSPQVQEHILEVERRFHLVLLQEYFDESLVLLKDLLCWELEDVLYFKLNARRASAVPRLSGELYRRATAWNELDARLYRHFNASFWRKVEAFGRERMAREVAALRRANERMRRICIDGGDAVDATAIQDAAMQPWQPLGAKSIMGYNLKKSIGRRHAQLCRRMLTPEIQYLTDLGVNLWVTKLWKVIRDFLQW, from the exons ATGAATATTCACACCCACTGGAGCATGAGGGAGCCGGCCAGCACACTGCTGGGTGTCATTGGAGCGTTCCTGTTTCCCAGTGACCGCAGAGGCAGCCTTGGGAGTCAGACGTGGCtcaggcagggagagggaaggggcagccAGCCACGGCCCAAG GTGTCTGAGATGCTGCTGCAGAAGAAGCGCTGGGAGTCGATGGCCAAGGGGCTGGTGCTGGGAGCACTCTTCACcagcttcctgctgctgctgtacTCCTACGCCGTCCCCCCGCTGCACACCGGCCTGGCCTCCAC CAGGACCTCCGAGGGCGCAGCACCCTGTTCCCCCGCCCCAAGTGAGCCCGAGCCTGTGACCTCGGCCAATGGCTCGGCTCAGGGCTGCCAGCCGCGGCGGGACATCGTGTTCATGAAGACGCACAAGACGGCCAGCAGCACGCTGCTCAACATCCTCTTCCGCTTCGGCCAGAAGCACGGGCTCAAGTTCGCCTTCCCCAACGGCCGCAACGACTTCGACTACCCGGCCTTCTTCGCGCGCAGCCTGGTGCAGGACTACCGGCCCGGCGCCTGCTTCAACATCATCTGCAACCACATGCGCTTCCACTACGACGAGGTTCGGGGCCTGGTGCCGCCCAACGCCACCTTCATCACGGTGCTCCGCGACCCCGCCCGCCTCTTCGAGTCCTCCTTCCATTACTTCGGCTCCGTGGTGCCCTTCACGTGGAAGCTCTCGGGCCAAGACAAGCTGGCCGAGTTCCTGCAGGACCCCGACCGCTACTACGACCCCCACGGCTACAACGCTCACTACCTCCGCAACCTGCTCTTCTTCGACCTGGGCTACGACAGCGACCTGGACCCCAGCAGCCCGCAGGTGCAGGAGCACATCCTGGAGGTGGAGCGCCGCTTCCACCTGGTGCTCCTGCAGGAGTATTTCGACGAGTCGCTGGTGCTGCTCAAGGACTTGctgtgctgggagctggaggACGTGCTCTACTTCAAGCTCAACGCCCGCCGCGCCTCGGCCGTGCCGCGCCTCTCGGGCGAGCTGTACCGCCGCGCCACGGCCTGGAACGAGCTGGACGCCCGCCTCTACCGCCACTTCAACGCCAGCTTCTGGCGCAAGGTGGAGGCGTTCGGGCGGGAGCGCATGGCCCGCGAGGTAGCCGCTCTGCGGCGCGCCAATGAGCGCATGCGTCGCATCTGCATCGACGGCGGCGACGCGGTGGACGCCACCGCCATCCAGGACGCGGCCATGCAGCCCTGGCAGCCGCTGGGCGCCAAGTCCATCATGGGCTACAACCTCAAGAAGAGCATCGGGCGGCGGCACGCGCAGCTCTGTCGGCGCATGCTCACGCCCGAGATCCAGTACCTGACGGACCTGGGCGTCAACCTGTGGGTCACCAAGCTCTGGAAGGTCATCCGGGACTTTCTGCAGTGGTGA
- the GAL3ST1 gene encoding galactosylceramide sulfotransferase isoform X4 has protein sequence MVEFQARQQVSEMLLQKKRWESMAKGLVLGALFTSFLLLLYSYAVPPLHTGLASTRTSEGAAPCSPAPSEPEPVTSANGSAQGCQPRRDIVFMKTHKTASSTLLNILFRFGQKHGLKFAFPNGRNDFDYPAFFARSLVQDYRPGACFNIICNHMRFHYDEVRGLVPPNATFITVLRDPARLFESSFHYFGSVVPFTWKLSGQDKLAEFLQDPDRYYDPHGYNAHYLRNLLFFDLGYDSDLDPSSPQVQEHILEVERRFHLVLLQEYFDESLVLLKDLLCWELEDVLYFKLNARRASAVPRLSGELYRRATAWNELDARLYRHFNASFWRKVEAFGRERMAREVAALRRANERMRRICIDGGDAVDATAIQDAAMQPWQPLGAKSIMGYNLKKSIGRRHAQLCRRMLTPEIQYLTDLGVNLWVTKLWKVIRDFLQW, from the exons GTGTCTGAGATGCTGCTGCAGAAGAAGCGCTGGGAGTCGATGGCCAAGGGGCTGGTGCTGGGAGCACTCTTCACcagcttcctgctgctgctgtacTCCTACGCCGTCCCCCCGCTGCACACCGGCCTGGCCTCCAC CAGGACCTCCGAGGGCGCAGCACCCTGTTCCCCCGCCCCAAGTGAGCCCGAGCCTGTGACCTCGGCCAATGGCTCGGCTCAGGGCTGCCAGCCGCGGCGGGACATCGTGTTCATGAAGACGCACAAGACGGCCAGCAGCACGCTGCTCAACATCCTCTTCCGCTTCGGCCAGAAGCACGGGCTCAAGTTCGCCTTCCCCAACGGCCGCAACGACTTCGACTACCCGGCCTTCTTCGCGCGCAGCCTGGTGCAGGACTACCGGCCCGGCGCCTGCTTCAACATCATCTGCAACCACATGCGCTTCCACTACGACGAGGTTCGGGGCCTGGTGCCGCCCAACGCCACCTTCATCACGGTGCTCCGCGACCCCGCCCGCCTCTTCGAGTCCTCCTTCCATTACTTCGGCTCCGTGGTGCCCTTCACGTGGAAGCTCTCGGGCCAAGACAAGCTGGCCGAGTTCCTGCAGGACCCCGACCGCTACTACGACCCCCACGGCTACAACGCTCACTACCTCCGCAACCTGCTCTTCTTCGACCTGGGCTACGACAGCGACCTGGACCCCAGCAGCCCGCAGGTGCAGGAGCACATCCTGGAGGTGGAGCGCCGCTTCCACCTGGTGCTCCTGCAGGAGTATTTCGACGAGTCGCTGGTGCTGCTCAAGGACTTGctgtgctgggagctggaggACGTGCTCTACTTCAAGCTCAACGCCCGCCGCGCCTCGGCCGTGCCGCGCCTCTCGGGCGAGCTGTACCGCCGCGCCACGGCCTGGAACGAGCTGGACGCCCGCCTCTACCGCCACTTCAACGCCAGCTTCTGGCGCAAGGTGGAGGCGTTCGGGCGGGAGCGCATGGCCCGCGAGGTAGCCGCTCTGCGGCGCGCCAATGAGCGCATGCGTCGCATCTGCATCGACGGCGGCGACGCGGTGGACGCCACCGCCATCCAGGACGCGGCCATGCAGCCCTGGCAGCCGCTGGGCGCCAAGTCCATCATGGGCTACAACCTCAAGAAGAGCATCGGGCGGCGGCACGCGCAGCTCTGTCGGCGCATGCTCACGCCCGAGATCCAGTACCTGACGGACCTGGGCGTCAACCTGTGGGTCACCAAGCTCTGGAAGGTCATCCGGGACTTTCTGCAGTGGTGA
- the GAL3ST1 gene encoding galactosylceramide sulfotransferase isoform X3 translates to MEHCAHSGQQAGSQRSLQVSEMLLQKKRWESMAKGLVLGALFTSFLLLLYSYAVPPLHTGLASTRTSEGAAPCSPAPSEPEPVTSANGSAQGCQPRRDIVFMKTHKTASSTLLNILFRFGQKHGLKFAFPNGRNDFDYPAFFARSLVQDYRPGACFNIICNHMRFHYDEVRGLVPPNATFITVLRDPARLFESSFHYFGSVVPFTWKLSGQDKLAEFLQDPDRYYDPHGYNAHYLRNLLFFDLGYDSDLDPSSPQVQEHILEVERRFHLVLLQEYFDESLVLLKDLLCWELEDVLYFKLNARRASAVPRLSGELYRRATAWNELDARLYRHFNASFWRKVEAFGRERMAREVAALRRANERMRRICIDGGDAVDATAIQDAAMQPWQPLGAKSIMGYNLKKSIGRRHAQLCRRMLTPEIQYLTDLGVNLWVTKLWKVIRDFLQW, encoded by the exons GTGTCTGAGATGCTGCTGCAGAAGAAGCGCTGGGAGTCGATGGCCAAGGGGCTGGTGCTGGGAGCACTCTTCACcagcttcctgctgctgctgtacTCCTACGCCGTCCCCCCGCTGCACACCGGCCTGGCCTCCAC CAGGACCTCCGAGGGCGCAGCACCCTGTTCCCCCGCCCCAAGTGAGCCCGAGCCTGTGACCTCGGCCAATGGCTCGGCTCAGGGCTGCCAGCCGCGGCGGGACATCGTGTTCATGAAGACGCACAAGACGGCCAGCAGCACGCTGCTCAACATCCTCTTCCGCTTCGGCCAGAAGCACGGGCTCAAGTTCGCCTTCCCCAACGGCCGCAACGACTTCGACTACCCGGCCTTCTTCGCGCGCAGCCTGGTGCAGGACTACCGGCCCGGCGCCTGCTTCAACATCATCTGCAACCACATGCGCTTCCACTACGACGAGGTTCGGGGCCTGGTGCCGCCCAACGCCACCTTCATCACGGTGCTCCGCGACCCCGCCCGCCTCTTCGAGTCCTCCTTCCATTACTTCGGCTCCGTGGTGCCCTTCACGTGGAAGCTCTCGGGCCAAGACAAGCTGGCCGAGTTCCTGCAGGACCCCGACCGCTACTACGACCCCCACGGCTACAACGCTCACTACCTCCGCAACCTGCTCTTCTTCGACCTGGGCTACGACAGCGACCTGGACCCCAGCAGCCCGCAGGTGCAGGAGCACATCCTGGAGGTGGAGCGCCGCTTCCACCTGGTGCTCCTGCAGGAGTATTTCGACGAGTCGCTGGTGCTGCTCAAGGACTTGctgtgctgggagctggaggACGTGCTCTACTTCAAGCTCAACGCCCGCCGCGCCTCGGCCGTGCCGCGCCTCTCGGGCGAGCTGTACCGCCGCGCCACGGCCTGGAACGAGCTGGACGCCCGCCTCTACCGCCACTTCAACGCCAGCTTCTGGCGCAAGGTGGAGGCGTTCGGGCGGGAGCGCATGGCCCGCGAGGTAGCCGCTCTGCGGCGCGCCAATGAGCGCATGCGTCGCATCTGCATCGACGGCGGCGACGCGGTGGACGCCACCGCCATCCAGGACGCGGCCATGCAGCCCTGGCAGCCGCTGGGCGCCAAGTCCATCATGGGCTACAACCTCAAGAAGAGCATCGGGCGGCGGCACGCGCAGCTCTGTCGGCGCATGCTCACGCCCGAGATCCAGTACCTGACGGACCTGGGCGTCAACCTGTGGGTCACCAAGCTCTGGAAGGTCATCCGGGACTTTCTGCAGTGGTGA
- the GAL3ST1 gene encoding galactosylceramide sulfotransferase isoform X5: MLLQKKRWESMAKGLVLGALFTSFLLLLYSYAVPPLHTGLASTRTSEGAAPCSPAPSEPEPVTSANGSAQGCQPRRDIVFMKTHKTASSTLLNILFRFGQKHGLKFAFPNGRNDFDYPAFFARSLVQDYRPGACFNIICNHMRFHYDEVRGLVPPNATFITVLRDPARLFESSFHYFGSVVPFTWKLSGQDKLAEFLQDPDRYYDPHGYNAHYLRNLLFFDLGYDSDLDPSSPQVQEHILEVERRFHLVLLQEYFDESLVLLKDLLCWELEDVLYFKLNARRASAVPRLSGELYRRATAWNELDARLYRHFNASFWRKVEAFGRERMAREVAALRRANERMRRICIDGGDAVDATAIQDAAMQPWQPLGAKSIMGYNLKKSIGRRHAQLCRRMLTPEIQYLTDLGVNLWVTKLWKVIRDFLQW; the protein is encoded by the exons ATGCTGCTGCAGAAGAAGCGCTGGGAGTCGATGGCCAAGGGGCTGGTGCTGGGAGCACTCTTCACcagcttcctgctgctgctgtacTCCTACGCCGTCCCCCCGCTGCACACCGGCCTGGCCTCCAC CAGGACCTCCGAGGGCGCAGCACCCTGTTCCCCCGCCCCAAGTGAGCCCGAGCCTGTGACCTCGGCCAATGGCTCGGCTCAGGGCTGCCAGCCGCGGCGGGACATCGTGTTCATGAAGACGCACAAGACGGCCAGCAGCACGCTGCTCAACATCCTCTTCCGCTTCGGCCAGAAGCACGGGCTCAAGTTCGCCTTCCCCAACGGCCGCAACGACTTCGACTACCCGGCCTTCTTCGCGCGCAGCCTGGTGCAGGACTACCGGCCCGGCGCCTGCTTCAACATCATCTGCAACCACATGCGCTTCCACTACGACGAGGTTCGGGGCCTGGTGCCGCCCAACGCCACCTTCATCACGGTGCTCCGCGACCCCGCCCGCCTCTTCGAGTCCTCCTTCCATTACTTCGGCTCCGTGGTGCCCTTCACGTGGAAGCTCTCGGGCCAAGACAAGCTGGCCGAGTTCCTGCAGGACCCCGACCGCTACTACGACCCCCACGGCTACAACGCTCACTACCTCCGCAACCTGCTCTTCTTCGACCTGGGCTACGACAGCGACCTGGACCCCAGCAGCCCGCAGGTGCAGGAGCACATCCTGGAGGTGGAGCGCCGCTTCCACCTGGTGCTCCTGCAGGAGTATTTCGACGAGTCGCTGGTGCTGCTCAAGGACTTGctgtgctgggagctggaggACGTGCTCTACTTCAAGCTCAACGCCCGCCGCGCCTCGGCCGTGCCGCGCCTCTCGGGCGAGCTGTACCGCCGCGCCACGGCCTGGAACGAGCTGGACGCCCGCCTCTACCGCCACTTCAACGCCAGCTTCTGGCGCAAGGTGGAGGCGTTCGGGCGGGAGCGCATGGCCCGCGAGGTAGCCGCTCTGCGGCGCGCCAATGAGCGCATGCGTCGCATCTGCATCGACGGCGGCGACGCGGTGGACGCCACCGCCATCCAGGACGCGGCCATGCAGCCCTGGCAGCCGCTGGGCGCCAAGTCCATCATGGGCTACAACCTCAAGAAGAGCATCGGGCGGCGGCACGCGCAGCTCTGTCGGCGCATGCTCACGCCCGAGATCCAGTACCTGACGGACCTGGGCGTCAACCTGTGGGTCACCAAGCTCTGGAAGGTCATCCGGGACTTTCTGCAGTGGTGA